Within Porites lutea chromosome 2, jaPorLute2.1, whole genome shotgun sequence, the genomic segment ATTTACACAAGCCTAAAAATCCGGATTTACCGTACACTAACTACGAGTGCTTCGATCTCGACAAGATGACCGATGATGAATGTAAAACTGAGTTTAGATTTTTCAAGAATGACATTTACAACTTGGCAGAGGTGTTTACTTTACCGGATCGGATCGTTTGCTACAATGGTGTAAATGTCGACATGGTTGAGGCATTGtgcatttttcttaaaagatttGCCTATCCCTGTAGATACGTAGACATGTACCCAGATTTGGAAGGCCAGAACCACAATTGTGTATGATCTCAAATGCTGTTATGAACAAGATGTATGAAACATGGAACCGCCTTCTCACTGATTTGAACCAGGATTGGTTAAGACCCGATCATTTAGAGGAGTTTGCCGTTGCAGTTCACAACAGGGGAGCTGCTCTTGACAACTGTTGGGGGTTTGTTGACGGTACTGTGAGGCCCATATGCCGACCAGGAAAAAACCAAAAGTGCTTATACAATGGTCACAAAAAAGTCCATGCTATAAAGTTTCAATCTATCGCAGCACCCAGTGGCCTTGTTGCCAACCTGTTTGGGCCTGTCGAGGGAAAGAGACATGACAGTGGGATGTTAGCTAGATCTGGAGTGTTAAACCAATTGCAACGATTTTCAGTGGACACAAATGGGAACCCCCTATGTATTTATGGAGATCCGGCATATCCTCTTCGACTACATCTGCAAGGACCTTTTCGAGGAGCTGGACTAACTCCCATACAGTCTGCATGGAATGAATCTATGAGTGAAGTCAGAGTTTCTGTTGAATGGATTTTCTGtgatataataaattattttaaatttctggacttcaaaaaaaacttgaaaataagtTTAAGTGCTGTTGGCAAAATGTATGTGACATGTGCCCTTCTTCATAATGCTCGTGTTTGTTGTTACGGATCCACCACATCAGACTACTTTGATGTTTCTCCCCCAGAAATTGGGGATTATTTTCACTAAGTCTGCCAAACAGGTTTTACAAAAGTTACATAACACTTTTCCTTTCGAAAATTGAActgctttttaataaaaaaaaaattatacaatcGAGAAAGGCTAACATATTGgaattaaagtgaaataaatgccaccaaaacaaactattaaatgAGAACAAATAATGGTGAGCATGTTTACAGAGAGTAATGCAATTCTATAGTTGGATAAGCCCTATTGCCTTGATAAAGGCTCAGCCCCAGTTTTGATACTGGCATAACATCAATTCGGTGACTTTCAAAGGTTGGCAAAATTAAGCAACATTTCCTTTACAACTATATATGTAaacaagtaattattattataaatctttaatttttaacttcCTTGAAAATGTTCAAGTTAATAAAAATGTGAACTCTTTGTGCATTCAAATGACCTCTTGCAGAGATTGACCAGCATCACTTCCCAGCATCACTTCCCAGCAAACTTTTTCATTAGTTCCATAAGCGCAAGGGTTTGTTGTTGGTGCTGTTGCATCATGTTTGCATTCATTTGCATAAACTGCTGCATTTGCTGCTGCTGAAGCTGCTGAATATCTCTAGTTTGCTTGTTCATCATATCAAACTGCTGTTGTCTTCCTTCCTGCTCCTTTGCTTGCAGTGCTAACTCTTGCCTTTTTATCTCCAATTCATCACGTTTTAAAGTAGCTTCTACTTCTGCCCTATCCTTCAGGTAAGCCAGAGTGCTTGCACCACTAGCTCTACCCTTTTTCGGTCTTGCTCCTTGCTGTTCATCGGCATTCCTTTTGGCGCTATCTTTAAAAGTTTCCAATGATCTCTTCCGCATTTCCTCtgctttctttgcttcttcttcctgcttttgttttgtttgatctGTGATTTTGTCAGACTCATCAAAGAGTTCAATGGTTTCATCTAACAGTTGATCTAGTTCCTTGTCCTCTTCAGGGGCAATACCTGAGGCTCTGTCTTCTTCCCtgacttttttccttcttctctttTCCATTGTTGAATAGTGGTCACGAACAGACCGTTGAGTAACACGGAATTGGGGATAAGGAATAGTATTTAAGGATACTGCCAGCTTTTCCCAATCATCTCCTCTCTCACTAGTTCCTTTCTTGTGCAGCCATGGCTGCAAAAGCATCAATTCCCTCAACATAAGCAATTCGTGTTCTTCAGTCCATTTCATTGATTGACTGAAAGTGCAGTGCAACAAAAATTAGTTCATGAGGAAGAACTATCAGtatatcagcaaaatttgctaacaataaaattatcatTGTATCTGAGATTTACTAGCACTTGGTCCTAATCAtgatcaaaatttttaaaacaaataacatatAACTTGCTTTGGGTGGTATTAACTAGATCATCATAATAGTAGACaatatctttgttttctttactcCTCCAATAAATTAGCTGAACTTGTTGACAGATAAAGAAATGATCATGAGAATACATGATGGTTATCCTTTGCCTTCCGAATGAGGGAAACATACAATTAAGGTTGGAAGGGCGCTTTCAAATGAAAACAGTCATGAATTACTAAAAAATGTGTAGCATTTGGAGCAAAATATTGGGCAATCAATAAAGTTtggattttgtaaaataattcttatttaaTTAGGAAACAGTGGAAATTATGTGAACGTCtctgttttgtatttgtttttgattcAGTCATAAATATAGCAATATTTGCGGTAGTCGGAATTCGTCGATATAACTGTTCAACCCAGCCAGTGAGTTCCTTGTAAAATAAGGTTAATCTACGATTATAAATGAAAATTAGCTCAATGAAAGTATTTATACACTTTTCATCGGTCGAATCTAGTACCGCTGCCGACAAAATCTCTCTACTATTTCCTAGTAAacccaaaataaaattaagcttaattgttctctttttttgatcgagaaaaaaagttggaaagtaAGTGATAAGAAAGCTCAGTGATAGCGAGTGAAGTACAAtcacaaacaaatacaaagcaaaataagtcaaatcTCTCTCCATTCAGTTTGTGGTCGTATACAAAAGACTCCACGCTCTGTTCGTTTCGGACATTTCATACAAACTAGTATTCTTTAAATTTAGTCGCAAAGTCTCGTTTTTACCTTGACTCCTTTGCCATAGTTGGGTTTTAATTTCCACGTTTTCGCACAACGTCAAACAAGGCTTCTAGACGTCCGCGCGTGAAGGGACACCGCCGTCTCAGACATCTACTCATGCGCAGTACGTGACCGGAAGTAAAAAAGTCCcacgtcgccgtcgccgttgtcggatcgtaaggtccctataaAATGGGTTTTCGGTCGTCGGTGTCAAAAAGTGGTCATCCGGGGGAGGGAaaacacgagggtctggtacgtagaaacgatgttctcacaaatggtttcataggattttctcttgcatgaacccttgcacggatactttttgtaccttgtctgcgctccccctgaaaaacccacaaggcgttgcgaacctgaagaaggctatttgcgttgttcgaagcgattcgacCATGGGAGtaactctataatttttttattgttcgagtttaagtcagttagatgatgttggcgctgggaaactcagagaaatgctcgcgttgcattcaaaccgacacgccgttcacggtaggttcacactaaaagactgaaaagatgactgtgagcgtcaggtttggaacgccgtggcTGGTTCGTGaactatcgatcgatgtagtacatgagcaattaagaagtACAAGttatgagcaaagtatttcaccagttgacgacactatggctgaagacttgattgtaagccgtcatagtcagtgaagcgaacaactcagttgccgatgaatggcgGATGAATCCTGATGTGACGCACGTCCAtaagcgagggacgtgacaactttgccatgttagaagactggcttttcctttaaatatttccttctacttaatgcaacacacgccactttggagatctaaatttcggatactgaggataaagaagacacggacaaaaataggaactctgagaatttcgcactCAAGTTTAAAGCTTCTCCGAGACATTccatccgggagcttcacagagagcgacttgaggaaaataaaagctattactgacaaggtttggtgactgagtagagcatacaagtgtagcccacgtcgagggTTTCAGAgactttgcttttgtttgtatctgtatcttgctaagcttttgtcattaaatttgtacaagatcttgtgatcacaattctgtgttttcgcccattcagcaagcacgctatattgatgtcagcattagcgagtttcagaaacatgcctttgaaaattttcagctctcgtgatgtttcttgatatttcttttaccattttatggagatgtaaactgaagtcaccgcaaaatggaaacttaaaaaagcgtataatccatttatctcgaaacataacacacatgacttatacgacctttattttcgtaaaggtgttttgaatacgaacgaagacagtcaatgtgaggggcaaaaacagcattaatataaatgaactataggattttaactaatataagggtcaattattgtgcattgagatgaatcgcttgaaaagagagacttcgcttgaagatgtgatcagaagtaaacgaaggcataatagtgcgtcacgttcagtctttttaatatccaaggagtcactgtgaatagtgtttccatattgtttagctggcacaaaagcctcggacgagttataaagcggcatagttatcttccatgaagaaaagttagtctttgggtgagacaaacagaactggagcgaatttttaactcacatcggtatcaggtaaaaaatatgttatcgatcgtttcatctatttacattgtttgaagtgcgtgttggtgaacgcaacatgcgagcgagaaatctttaaacttttttaggtctcaaaatgcaaaggattttattcctttaagttagagaaaaataccgtgaggaaaatcttaaaactgaatacttttcatcttgtggaaaaaatagtgcgttttcatgtagactgtggaccgcaaattaggatcgcacttttcacaaacatgcgaattctgaacttcagaacccaaccgacgattgcgtttttcgctgctgtcaatcatcttaacggacctcttaggaaacaaaactttacttcacgggttcaaaaggtcatagtttgtgatttgtggatttcgatccgttttgtgtgtttctctatttcaaggttcgttgcttgtgatcgtaattatgattgacggcagcgataaacaaaattgtgaaggtggcttttgaactttagagttcgcatgtttgtgaaaagcgcagtaaagtctccgtgcagtcagtgaggcccctggatcaggcggcatcaatgggcagttaactgtctgttttagtatacttctggttttcatacaatacaatatttctgtccagtgtaaatcagctcagtcTGTCGCATTTTATGCTCGTAGAAGGACAACAATTTgtggaatttccggttacgtcaaattagtcacgttatactgtcacgctatattttgagGCACAGAGGGATTGCGGGAGGGGTGCaaggaaataatgcaaattgtttcctgtttagaattaatggctaacttgtttatttttattcataatggtggaatttaaaagttattatccCCACTTAATAATGGTACtcatttttttggttacgaaagtctttcaaaagggtataatgttctgaatgagtttatgtttcagtctcacatgagattctgttGCATAcaatggttgccgacaaggttttatggtagcctgagtgtgtatagccgccccctcccctcagaaaaaatagcccctttgcagaccagttaaaaatcgtctttcggcgattcttgttttttaccACTTACTATCCCTCTTTGTTCAAATTATAACCTTTCATCTAATGTCGGGGAGAGAAGATGTTTCCTGGCttgcgacgaccggaaatgcgtctgcgttTCGCAGGCTATGGTTAAAAGGGGTGTGAATGtggttgttttcagttgttattTTATGGTACCGGAAACGCCCGCTGATAAGAAGGTCCCTTTTTTTGAAGTAGGTTCTTGTTCTTGGGGTacttattggcaatttaggccaggtaggttcttaattaggttcttacaAGTAATTTTTATGAtggacataatagattgttgataatgagaaaaagaaataaattttctgttttttcacaattattaTGATAACCCCAACAAAACTTCTTACCGAATATCATACAGTTTAGTTCAGTATGTTTATGTTGTACTTGAATTTACCACTCAAAGTTACACTCCTTTGTTAAATTCTTTATCATAACTTAACTGTAAAAGTTGAACAgatataagaacctgcttgatttagcttgcctaaacaggttcttgtattctTAGGTATTAAAGTGAAAATTTCTGCCAGGAGGTTCTTAACCACAGGTTCTTATTAGCGAGTGTTTACTCAGTAACTGCCTCTATAGTCAAaccagtcaaacctgtattaagcggacctCTATAAGCGGTCACCAATTAAAGTCCTGGAAAAAGCTTCCCTTCATTATTGTAAAAACTGATCTGTATTTAGCAGTtgcctctattaagcagccgtGGTCACCTGTTTTCGAGGTCCGAATGAGTAATTTGTTATTGTGTTTTATTACCTCTATTAAACTGTCCCTTTGACAAGGTGTGCCATACTAGTGCAAAAGGATACACTGTGTAGGGTGTTTAGTGGTCTTGTACAGACTTGCCAACACccaaaaaggataaaaatgtgAGAAACCTAGAGCTGGGAAAAGTATTGCAGAGAATTGGGTATAAAGCGGCGGGCCATAAATTAAGGGGCAAAACAAGGATCGTGGTTAATTTAAATACTAAAAGTTAACAACTAAACCACATTTTGGTACCTTATGGGTAAAAAAAATGCTATTGGAACGACAAATTTAAAGGGAAAGGAAAGATCTTTTCGATTTTTTTGTCCGTACAGAAAGTTGAGGACCAAAAATTTACCAATCGTGAAACAACAAGAAATGAGTtatgtgaaaaaaacaaaacaaaaaaaaaaaacacacacgcacacacacacacacacacatacaatAATTGAGAACAATCTTGACAAATTATTTTGAGAGGAACATATTGAACACATTGTGCTGTAACTGAGGGCATAACTGTTTGTCCTGTAGCAAGTGTGATCCCAGTGAAATGGGCTGTGAATAGTTGTTAatatttagttgtttttttacaGACACTGCCAGTATAATCAGTATAACTTTCATATAAATGAAATCATTATATTTTCCGGCGTTACCGTTTCAGtttttcattatccctgaaactACAGTGAAGGTCACCAAGGATACAGTTACGATTTGTGAACTACAACTGGATTGGTTCGCTCGAAAAGGAAAAACTGTAGAACTAAAAGTTGCTGATCCAAACGAACTTCAGCTTTTTATTGACAAGATGCCCGCCTCTGTCAAAGGTAAGAGTCcaaattataatttttcaaaactttgtttggttttggttttgaaatAAAGAGGTACATGTTTGAACCTCTGTACAGTATGGAAACAGGCAGGTCAAGATTGATATGGTGAGAGTATAGCTATAgttattttggttttggtttttaaataaaaggaGGAATAAGGTTAAACTTACTTTATGTACGTAGGTTTACAAACAGGTAGCTCAAGCCATTATGGCAAGAGTTATATTGTTAGTCTGGTTATTTTTTAATTGAGAAGCATGTAGTTAATTTGTATGGATTAATTATCCATGGACTAATTTGTATGGATAGCTGGgcttaaatatttaaaattgttGAGTGAAATATCCAGAGTTAATTTTATAAACTTAAACGCTTATAAATTTGGTCAACCGGCAATCCTCGAGTCAAAACATTGTTTGCTGTTAACAGGTTCGAGAGGGGTGTCTGTAAGACGCGGACCGGATACCTGCGGATGCGAATGAGAAAATGCGGACGGAAAAATGCGGAAAGAAGCCAAAAGCGAGAAATACGgatggcaaaaataaataaacaaacaaacaaacaaaggaaagaaatctttcgCTGTGGCATGGTTGGGCCCTTCATGTACAGAACTCGTTGTCAATAGTTGGCACAGGTTACCCAGGGTTTTTTTCTCAATTCTTCGAACCCTGTAATTCCTTTCATTAATGTCACAGAAACAAGGAAGCTCCGTTCCTACTCCTTAAAACCACGCATGCTATGGTGCACTTCTTCTTTGAGTACATACCCCGGATATAGTGTACTCAACTAACAGAAGAGAAAGTATTTTCGGCAAGGCAATCAATTCGAGAGTAATTTGTTTGAGCGTCTCGAGACTAAAAATTGCAGCATCAAAAAGCAAAACGGCGGAACGTAAGTACGTGACTTTCCGATTTGGCAGATGCCAATCAACTCTGCCTAACgtatgaatttattttttacaagttctacCTTTTGGGAATTTGTAAGTGCACGAATTATGAATTCGaattttaaaactgtaaaatatACTGCggcttgaaaagaaaaaacagacttGATAAAACGTGATTAATCGCAAAGTTATTTCCCGAAACGGTGCAAAAAAAAAGATCGCCTAATCCTAAAGCATcctaaaaatcaaaatcccGCAGAAAAAGTGTCCCTAGTGAAACGCATTAATGAAGGCTACTTtccgtttcatttgtttttgttttaatttttctccaaacaagATAGTTTCCAAAACATATCCTTAACGAATTTTTTGAACGTCTGTATCGAGCAACCGAAAACTCGTCATTAAAAACGTGACAGGCAGAATTCGGAATCGAAAATATATGATATTCGGTTTATTTGGACAGCTCTCGTCTATCTGGGACGCAGCAACGAAACATAAAACTGCTTCTTAACAAGCCTTTATAAAGATTTTAACAATGTC encodes:
- the LOC140928102 gene encoding uncharacterized protein, coding for MAKESSQSMKWTEEHELLMLRELMLLQPWLHKKGTSERGDDWEKLAVSLNTIPYPQFRVTQRSVRDHYSTMEKRRRKKVREEDRASGIAPEEDKELDQLLDETIELFDESDKITDQTKQKQEEEAKKAEEMRKRSLETFKDSAKRNADEQQGARPKKGRASGASTLAYLKDRAEVEATLKRDELEIKRQELALQAKEQEGRQQQFDMMNKQTRDIQQLQQQQMQQFMQMNANMMQQHQQQTLALMELMKKFAGK